Proteins encoded in a region of the Elizabethkingia bruuniana genome:
- a CDS encoding tRNA threonylcarbamoyladenosine dehydratase — protein MVDIWLERTELLIKEAGIEKLKKSNILIVGMGGVGSFAAEFIARSGVGNLTIVDGDVIDITNINRQLPALHSTVGDDKVELMARRILDINPELNLTRINEFLNPERMEEVIQAGNFDYILDCIDSVSPKLALIKAAKKNKIKIVSCMGAGGKLDPSKVMVRDISKTRNCFLAKQVRKRLKKEGINKGFRCVFSTEIQREDSLKMTDGSNYKKSFYGTISYMPAIFGLYAASEVIRYLIQDKIAE, from the coding sequence ATGGTAGATATCTGGCTGGAGCGCACCGAATTACTAATAAAAGAAGCAGGCATAGAGAAACTAAAAAAATCCAATATCCTAATTGTAGGAATGGGTGGGGTAGGTTCTTTTGCAGCGGAATTTATAGCCCGTTCGGGTGTTGGTAATCTGACGATTGTGGACGGCGACGTTATAGATATCACCAATATAAACCGCCAGCTTCCCGCTCTTCACTCAACTGTCGGAGACGATAAAGTTGAATTAATGGCAAGAAGAATTCTGGATATTAATCCGGAATTAAACTTAACCAGAATTAATGAGTTTCTGAACCCGGAAAGAATGGAAGAAGTCATCCAGGCAGGAAACTTCGATTATATTTTAGATTGTATTGATAGTGTAAGTCCTAAGCTTGCGCTGATTAAAGCTGCCAAAAAAAATAAAATAAAAATAGTAAGCTGTATGGGCGCCGGCGGAAAGCTGGATCCAAGCAAAGTAATGGTACGTGACATCAGTAAAACTCGTAATTGCTTTCTGGCAAAGCAAGTTAGAAAAAGGCTGAAAAAAGAAGGTATTAATAAAGGATTCCGTTGTGTTTTCTCTACAGAAATACAGAGAGAAGACAGTCTGAAAATGACAGACGGCAGCAATTATAAAAAATCTTTTTACGGAACCATTAGCTATATGCCTGCTATATTTGGGCTGTATGCAGCATCAGAAGTTATAAGATATCTCATACAAGATAAAATAGCTGAATAA
- a CDS encoding TatD family hydrolase, whose translation MIFDFHHHHKIPDYEGVYNKSVQEEFSPEFYSIGLHPQDINEDWESVIEKVHTAAKTSNCLSIGECGLDAFVNTSIEEQIKVFKSQIAIAEELQKPLTIHCVRRYNEVITVCKGVRIPKIIHGFNKRETIATQLLQNGFYLSFGASLLNNLSLQKTFQKIPNETFVLETDTAEISIEMLYEKAAMVRGISIMELENIVDYNLKTIFRW comes from the coding sequence ATGATATTTGACTTTCATCATCACCATAAGATCCCTGACTATGAGGGAGTTTACAACAAATCTGTTCAGGAAGAATTTTCTCCGGAATTCTATTCCATAGGTTTGCACCCTCAGGATATCAATGAGGATTGGGAGTCTGTAATTGAAAAAGTACATACTGCGGCAAAAACCTCAAACTGCCTATCCATAGGCGAATGCGGCCTGGATGCTTTCGTAAATACATCTATAGAAGAGCAAATAAAAGTGTTTAAATCACAAATTGCAATAGCGGAAGAACTGCAAAAACCGCTAACAATTCACTGTGTCCGTCGTTACAACGAGGTTATAACAGTATGTAAGGGAGTTCGTATTCCAAAAATTATCCATGGATTTAATAAAAGAGAAACCATTGCAACACAATTATTGCAAAATGGTTTTTACTTGTCTTTTGGAGCTTCACTTCTGAATAATTTATCTTTGCAAAAAACTTTTCAGAAAATACCCAACGAAACTTTCGTATTAGAGACCGATACCGCGGAGATCAGCATTGAAATGCTTTATGAAAAAGCTGCAATGGTACGGGGTATTTCTATAATGGAGCTGGAAAATATAGTAGATTATAATTTAAAAACAATTTTCAGATGGTAG
- the rnpA gene encoding ribonuclease P protein component: MKEFGFPSSEKLKAKKDIDRLFKEGKWVTTGNLRIIWLASESETKVGVSVSKRYFKKAVYRNRVKRLLREAYRLNKPLLHERFGEHFHIMLFWASPQLPENLDQVKYFYEKLCRKN, translated from the coding sequence ATGAAAGAATTCGGGTTCCCATCTTCGGAAAAGTTAAAAGCGAAGAAAGATATAGACCGCCTTTTCAAAGAAGGCAAATGGGTTACTACAGGTAATCTTCGCATTATATGGCTTGCCAGTGAATCCGAGACCAAAGTAGGTGTAAGTGTCTCTAAAAGGTACTTTAAAAAAGCTGTATACAGAAACAGAGTAAAGAGATTGCTTCGTGAAGCTTACAGGCTGAATAAGCCTCTTTTGCATGAAAGATTCGGGGAGCATTTTCACATTATGCTATTTTGGGCATCCCCACAACTTCCTGAAAATCTGGATCAAGTAAAATATTTTTACGAGAAACTTTGTCGTAAAAATTAA
- a CDS encoding TetR/AcrR family transcriptional regulator produces the protein MRKIKKLSEKQLHILEVAESLIAEKGFKGTSVREICSQANINVAMISYYFGSKDKMMFHLYQYRVQKAKENFSNFTQTISSASPAMQMKEILNFILGQILKFNYFHGFVTNECHTAEPNKEFLRDFYALCVTKFEEVVQKGIVVGEFKKAVKPENLLATILGTIIFSIRNREFYQAYLPEHNEEDYYQKLEERLKTHLYNTVFSLLGYETNDN, from the coding sequence ATGAGAAAAATAAAAAAACTTAGTGAAAAGCAACTGCATATTTTAGAAGTTGCAGAAAGCCTTATCGCAGAGAAAGGCTTTAAAGGAACATCAGTAAGAGAAATTTGTAGTCAGGCGAATATAAATGTTGCCATGATCTCATATTATTTCGGTTCGAAAGATAAAATGATGTTTCATTTGTATCAGTACAGAGTTCAGAAAGCAAAGGAAAATTTCAGCAATTTTACACAAACGATTTCATCAGCAAGCCCGGCTATGCAAATGAAAGAAATTCTGAATTTTATCCTTGGACAGATCCTTAAATTCAATTATTTCCATGGATTTGTAACTAATGAATGCCATACTGCAGAACCTAATAAAGAATTTCTTCGTGATTTTTACGCATTATGCGTAACCAAATTTGAAGAAGTAGTTCAGAAAGGAATAGTAGTAGGTGAATTTAAAAAGGCTGTAAAGCCTGAAAATCTTCTAGCAACTATTCTCGGGACGATCATCTTTAGCATCAGAAACAGAGAGTTTTACCAGGCCTACCTGCCTGAGCATAATGAGGAAGATTACTATCAGAAATTAGAAGAACGATTAAAAACCCATTTATACAACACCGTATTTTCATTACTAGGGTATGAAACAAATGACAACTAA
- a CDS encoding DUF4126 domain-containing protein, which translates to MPEHISYLQYILGAFIGIGLAAASGFRVFMPLFAVSLASYLGWIPMNESWQWLAGLPTLIATGIAMIVEILAYYIPFIDHLLDTINIPLATIAGTLLFASQFTHLGTFPQWALALIAGGGTASVISSGFAGLRATSTATTGGTGNFMVASTETFGGSLMSILALAAPIIAFIITILLIVLSIRYGKKIWRRIKQFRSPDTETK; encoded by the coding sequence ATGCCGGAACATATTTCATACTTACAATATATTCTCGGAGCATTTATCGGAATAGGCTTAGCTGCTGCTTCAGGATTCAGGGTATTCATGCCACTCTTTGCAGTAAGTCTGGCATCATATCTTGGCTGGATTCCAATGAATGAAAGCTGGCAATGGCTAGCCGGGCTGCCAACTCTTATAGCAACAGGTATTGCCATGATCGTAGAAATACTAGCTTACTACATTCCTTTTATAGATCATTTACTGGATACTATCAATATTCCTTTAGCTACTATTGCAGGAACACTATTGTTTGCCAGTCAATTCACTCATCTCGGCACATTTCCACAATGGGCATTGGCCTTAATTGCCGGTGGCGGAACAGCCAGTGTAATAAGTTCAGGATTTGCGGGTCTAAGGGCTACATCTACAGCAACTACCGGCGGGACTGGTAATTTTATGGTAGCAAGTACGGAAACATTCGGCGGAAGTCTAATGTCTATACTGGCACTAGCTGCACCTATTATCGCTTTTATTATTACAATCTTATTGATTGTTCTGAGCATTCGGTACGGAAAAAAAATATGGCGCAGAATAAAGCAGTTCCGAAGCCCTGACACGGAAACAAAATAA